The following are encoded together in the Naumannella cuiyingiana genome:
- a CDS encoding 4-(cytidine 5'-diphospho)-2-C-methyl-D-erythritol kinase has translation MVSEVVVNRVVVRVPAKINLSLAVGARAADGYHPLATVFEAVSLFDEVHAEEFDGDGIDVLVAGAGAESVPTGEDNLAVRAARLLAERYDIELAGLALTLRKAIPTAGGMAGGSADAAGTLLACSVLWDIDIDADEMRDLAAELGSDVPFALLGGTAIGTGRGTELVPVLSRGRRHWVLVFDNDGLSTADVYRRYDELRPKGSELAVPDELMNALTAGSVVDLAPALRNDLAEAAIDLRPDLEDLLARGVEAGALAGMISGSGPTCAFLCRDESTAIDVSGRLARDGAGDRVRRVVGPAHGARLLG, from the coding sequence GTGGTCTCCGAGGTCGTTGTGAACCGGGTCGTGGTGCGCGTACCCGCCAAGATCAACTTGTCGCTCGCGGTCGGCGCGCGGGCGGCCGACGGCTACCACCCGCTGGCCACCGTCTTCGAGGCGGTGTCGCTGTTCGACGAGGTGCACGCCGAGGAGTTCGACGGCGACGGGATCGACGTGCTGGTTGCCGGGGCCGGGGCAGAATCCGTGCCGACCGGCGAGGACAATCTGGCGGTCCGGGCCGCCCGGCTGCTCGCCGAGCGCTACGACATCGAGCTGGCCGGGCTGGCGCTGACGCTGCGCAAGGCCATTCCGACGGCCGGCGGGATGGCGGGCGGGTCGGCCGACGCCGCCGGCACGCTGCTCGCCTGTTCGGTGCTGTGGGACATCGACATCGACGCCGATGAGATGCGGGACCTGGCGGCCGAGCTCGGCAGCGATGTGCCGTTCGCCCTGCTCGGCGGGACCGCCATCGGCACCGGCCGGGGCACCGAACTCGTCCCCGTGCTGAGCCGGGGGCGGCGGCACTGGGTGCTGGTGTTCGACAACGACGGCCTGTCGACGGCGGACGTCTATCGGCGCTACGACGAGCTGCGGCCGAAGGGTTCCGAGCTCGCCGTGCCCGACGAGCTGATGAACGCGCTCACCGCCGGCTCCGTCGTGGACCTCGCTCCCGCCCTGCGCAACGACCTGGCCGAGGCGGCCATCGACCTGCGGCCCGATCTCGAAGACCTCCTCGCCCGCGGCGTCGAGGCCGGCGCCCTGGCCGGGATGATCAGCGGCTCCGGGCCGACCTGCGCCTTCTTGTGCCGCGACGAGTCCACCGCGATCGATGTCTCCGGCCGGCTCGCCCGCGACGGCGCCGGTGATCGGGTACGCCGGGTCGTCGGCCCCGCCCACGGCGCCCGCCTGCTCGGCTGA
- a CDS encoding nitroreductase family protein: MELIDVLRRRRMVRDFAELPLGDDQLAALADAGVRAPSAGYAQGVSLLTLTGGRVSRFWAATAGDHASVWLTGMRRAPALIMVWTSEDSYRRRYAEPDKGRDPGADWPVPWWWVDAGAVIENILLRAVDLGLGAGLFGLPAGAEQAVRAEFGVPADQQAVAAIAIGHRAAGERPRGSATRRDRRPDAVHVDRW; encoded by the coding sequence ATGGAGCTGATCGACGTCCTGCGCCGCCGCCGGATGGTGCGCGACTTCGCCGAGCTTCCCCTCGGCGATGATCAACTGGCGGCGCTCGCCGATGCCGGTGTGCGCGCCCCGTCGGCGGGGTACGCCCAGGGCGTCTCCCTGCTCACCCTGACCGGCGGCCGCGTGTCGAGGTTCTGGGCCGCCACCGCGGGTGATCACGCCTCCGTCTGGCTCACCGGGATGCGCCGCGCGCCGGCGCTGATCATGGTCTGGACCTCCGAGGACAGCTATCGCCGCCGGTACGCCGAGCCGGACAAGGGCCGAGACCCCGGCGCCGACTGGCCGGTTCCCTGGTGGTGGGTCGACGCTGGCGCGGTGATCGAGAACATCTTGCTGCGCGCCGTCGATCTCGGCCTCGGCGCGGGCCTGTTCGGCCTCCCGGCCGGTGCCGAGCAGGCGGTGCGCGCCGAGTTCGGCGTACCCGCCGACCAGCAGGCCGTGGCCGCGATCGCGATCGGTCACCGCGCGGCCGGCGAGCGCCCTCGCGGTTCGGCGACCCGGCGCGATCGGCGACCGGACGCCGTTCACGTCGACCGCTGGTGA
- a CDS encoding TetR/AcrR family transcriptional regulator, whose translation MTGAQRRAQLIEVARPVFAEHGRDAASVEEIAARADVSKPVVYEHFGGKDGLYGAVVDGEVQVLLDGIRAALDDPGARSRELLERATLALLDYIEQRPDGFRILSRGSGVGQDASGSFATILSDVANQVTGLLAAEFTRRGLDARTAPLYAQMLVGMVAMTGQWWLDERRPRKQEVAAHLVNLAWHGLSGMEARPRLGR comes from the coding sequence ATGACCGGGGCCCAGCGGCGGGCGCAACTGATCGAGGTCGCGCGGCCGGTGTTCGCCGAGCACGGCCGCGACGCCGCCTCGGTCGAGGAGATCGCCGCCCGCGCCGATGTCTCCAAACCCGTGGTCTATGAGCACTTCGGCGGCAAGGACGGCCTCTACGGCGCGGTGGTGGATGGCGAGGTGCAGGTCCTGCTGGACGGGATCCGGGCCGCGCTGGACGATCCGGGCGCCCGCTCGCGCGAACTGCTGGAGCGGGCGACCCTGGCCCTGCTGGACTACATCGAGCAGCGCCCGGACGGCTTCCGGATCCTGTCCCGCGGGTCGGGTGTCGGGCAGGACGCGTCGGGCTCGTTCGCGACCATCCTGTCCGATGTCGCGAACCAGGTGACCGGCCTGCTCGCCGCCGAGTTCACCCGGCGCGGACTCGATGCCCGGACCGCGCCGCTGTATGCGCAGATGCTGGTCGGGATGGTGGCGATGACCGGCCAGTGGTGGCTGGATGAGCGACGCCCCCGCAAGCAGGAGGTCGCCGCGCACCTGGTGAACCTCGCCTGGCACGGGCTGAGCGGCATGGAGGCGCGGCCCAGGCTGGGTCGCTGA
- the glmU gene encoding bifunctional UDP-N-acetylglucosamine diphosphorylase/glucosamine-1-phosphate N-acetyltransferase GlmU: MSDSVQTQSVAAVIILAAGGGTRMKSNRSKLLHEVGGRSMLDWAVRAAEGVRPERLMVVVGHLADQVTPHLQEIAPEAATATQAEQRGTGHAVECGLAALGEITGEVVVTYGDVPLLAADTLLAMVGEHRAAGNAITVLTARVPDPTGYGRILRDADDTVAGIVEHKDADETQRGIDEINSGIYVFDAAVLRAGLARLEGDNAQGELYLTDVLGIARGDGDRVGAYRTDDLWQTEGVNDRVQLARMNAELNRRILEGHMRAGVTVLDPATTWVSDDVSLGTDVTLHPGTTLAGATTVGDGAEIGPDTRLRDTAVGAGATVLRTEANLATIGPRAVVGPFSYLRPGAELGEGAKVGAFVEVKASTLGPGAKAPHLSYLGDATIGAGANIGAGTIVANYDGVAKYPTVVGEASFVGSGSVLVAPVDIADGSYIAAGSTVTDGVEPGQLAVARGRQRNVDGWVARRRAGTRTEAAADRARAAGTPHPGVERDTDGRDES; this comes from the coding sequence GTGAGCGATTCGGTCCAGACCCAGTCCGTCGCGGCGGTGATCATCCTGGCCGCCGGAGGCGGGACCCGGATGAAGTCCAACCGCTCGAAGCTGCTGCACGAGGTCGGCGGCCGATCGATGCTGGACTGGGCGGTCCGCGCCGCGGAGGGGGTACGCCCGGAGCGGCTGATGGTCGTCGTCGGCCACCTCGCCGACCAGGTGACGCCCCACCTGCAGGAGATAGCGCCGGAGGCCGCCACCGCGACCCAGGCAGAACAGCGCGGCACCGGTCACGCAGTCGAGTGCGGGCTGGCGGCTCTCGGCGAGATCACCGGTGAGGTGGTCGTCACCTACGGCGACGTGCCGCTGCTGGCCGCCGACACATTGCTCGCGATGGTGGGCGAGCATCGCGCCGCCGGCAACGCGATCACCGTGCTCACCGCCCGCGTGCCCGACCCGACGGGCTACGGTCGGATCCTGCGCGATGCCGACGACACGGTCGCGGGCATCGTCGAGCACAAGGATGCCGACGAGACCCAGCGCGGCATCGACGAGATCAACTCCGGCATCTATGTCTTCGATGCGGCGGTGCTGCGCGCCGGTCTGGCCAGGCTGGAGGGCGACAATGCCCAGGGCGAGCTCTATCTGACCGATGTGCTCGGCATCGCCCGCGGCGACGGGGACCGGGTCGGGGCGTACCGCACCGACGACCTGTGGCAGACCGAGGGCGTCAACGACCGGGTCCAGCTCGCCCGGATGAATGCCGAGCTGAACCGTCGCATCCTCGAAGGGCACATGCGGGCCGGCGTCACCGTGCTCGACCCGGCCACCACCTGGGTCAGCGACGACGTCTCGCTGGGTACCGATGTCACCCTGCATCCGGGCACCACGCTGGCCGGCGCCACCACCGTCGGCGACGGCGCGGAGATCGGCCCCGACACCCGGCTGCGCGACACCGCGGTCGGGGCGGGCGCGACCGTGCTGCGCACCGAGGCCAACCTGGCGACCATCGGCCCGCGCGCGGTGGTCGGCCCGTTCTCCTACCTGCGCCCCGGCGCCGAGCTGGGCGAGGGCGCCAAGGTCGGCGCGTTCGTCGAGGTGAAGGCGTCCACCCTCGGCCCCGGCGCGAAGGCCCCGCACCTGTCCTATCTCGGCGACGCCACGATCGGCGCCGGCGCCAACATCGGTGCCGGCACCATCGTGGCCAACTACGACGGCGTCGCGAAGTACCCGACCGTGGTCGGCGAAGCGAGCTTCGTCGGCAGCGGCTCGGTGCTGGTGGCGCCGGTCGACATCGCCGACGGCAGCTACATCGCCGCTGGCTCGACCGTCACCGACGGCGTCGAGCCGGGCCAGCTCGCCGTCGCCCGCGGCCGCCAGCGCAATGTCGACGGCTGGGTCGCCAGGCGCCGCGCGGGCACGCGTACCGAGGCCGCCGCCGACCGTGCCCGGGCGGCCGGTACGCCGCACCCCGGCGTCGAGCGTGACACGGATGGACGCGATGAGTCGTGA
- the rsmA gene encoding 16S rRNA (adenine(1518)-N(6)/adenine(1519)-N(6))-dimethyltransferase RsmA has translation MRPALLDPRTIRELAARLDLRPTKQRGQNFVHDANTVRRIVAQAELPPGEAVLEVGPGLGSLTLGLLEAGHPVTAIEIDDRLAALLPGTVADRLPDRAGELAVITGDALRVDELPGPAPGAIVANLPYNVSVPVLLHLLARFDSLRRGLVMVQAEVADRLTAPPGSRTYGVPSAKIAWYADAARVGSVPANVFWPVPNVESGLVRLTRREPPPTTASREQVFAVIDAAFGQRRKMLRSALAGLFGSSAQASAALVEAGVDPQARGEVLDVAAYARIAERLG, from the coding sequence ATGCGGCCCGCCCTACTCGATCCCCGGACGATCCGGGAGCTCGCGGCTCGGCTCGACCTGCGGCCGACGAAGCAGCGCGGCCAGAACTTCGTACACGACGCGAACACCGTCCGGCGCATCGTCGCCCAGGCCGAGCTGCCGCCCGGAGAGGCCGTGCTCGAGGTCGGGCCCGGGCTCGGCTCGCTCACCCTCGGGCTGCTCGAGGCCGGCCACCCGGTGACCGCGATCGAGATCGACGACCGGCTCGCCGCGCTGCTGCCCGGCACCGTCGCGGACCGGCTGCCCGATCGCGCGGGCGAGCTCGCGGTGATCACCGGCGACGCGCTGCGGGTCGACGAGCTCCCCGGGCCGGCCCCCGGCGCGATCGTCGCCAATCTGCCCTACAACGTGTCGGTGCCCGTGTTGTTGCACCTGCTGGCGCGCTTCGATTCGCTGCGCCGGGGCCTGGTGATGGTGCAGGCGGAGGTCGCCGATCGGCTCACCGCGCCACCCGGGTCGCGCACCTACGGCGTGCCGTCGGCAAAGATCGCCTGGTACGCCGATGCCGCGCGCGTCGGCAGCGTACCGGCCAATGTCTTCTGGCCCGTGCCGAATGTGGAGTCCGGTCTGGTACGCCTCACCCGCCGGGAACCGCCGCCCACCACCGCGAGCCGCGAGCAGGTCTTCGCGGTGATCGACGCGGCCTTCGGCCAGCGGCGCAAGATGCTGCGCTCGGCGCTGGCCGGGTTGTTCGGATCCTCGGCCCAGGCGTCGGCCGCGCTGGTCGAGGCCGGCGTGGATCCGCAGGCGCGCGGCGAGGTGCTGGACGTGGCGGCGTACGCCCGGATCGCCGAGCGGCTAGGTTGA
- a CDS encoding methyltransferase domain-containing protein, whose amino-acid sequence MAVWNAEQYLRYADERGRPFFDLTARIGARQPGLVVDLGCGPGNLTRTLTERWPGARVIGVDSSAEMLAQAPAGDGLEWERADLREWTPPGPVDVLVSNATLQWIPRYEDQLPRLVDLLADDGWLAIQVPANHDEPLHRLLRELLADPEFAPLVSGIERTRVLDARETADILLAAGCSVDAWQTTYLHLLPGEDPVFDWIAGTGARPALQALTGQPRERFVARYRAALREAYPPGPQGTWLPFPRTFVVARAGARR is encoded by the coding sequence ATGGCGGTGTGGAATGCGGAGCAGTACCTGCGCTATGCAGACGAGCGCGGCCGGCCGTTCTTCGACCTGACCGCGCGCATCGGCGCGCGGCAGCCGGGTCTGGTCGTCGATCTCGGGTGCGGTCCCGGCAACCTGACCCGGACCCTCACCGAGCGCTGGCCCGGCGCGCGGGTGATCGGGGTGGACTCCAGCGCCGAGATGCTGGCGCAGGCGCCGGCAGGCGACGGGCTCGAGTGGGAGCGGGCCGACCTGCGCGAGTGGACCCCGCCCGGGCCGGTCGACGTCCTGGTCTCCAACGCGACGCTGCAGTGGATTCCGCGCTACGAAGATCAACTTCCCCGGCTGGTCGACCTGCTCGCCGACGACGGTTGGCTCGCGATCCAGGTGCCGGCCAATCACGACGAGCCGCTGCACCGGTTGCTGCGCGAGCTGCTGGCCGACCCGGAGTTCGCCCCGCTGGTGTCAGGCATCGAGCGGACCCGGGTGCTCGACGCCCGCGAGACTGCCGACATCCTGCTGGCCGCCGGCTGCTCGGTCGATGCCTGGCAGACCACCTACCTGCACCTGTTGCCCGGCGAGGACCCGGTCTTCGACTGGATCGCCGGGACCGGCGCCCGCCCGGCGCTGCAGGCGCTCACCGGGCAGCCGCGCGAGCGGTTCGTCGCCCGCTACCGGGCCGCGCTGCGAGAGGCGTACCCTCCGGGCCCGCAGGGCACCTGGCTGCCGTTCCCGCGGACCTTCGTCGTCGCCCGCGCGGGGGCTCGTCGCTGA
- a CDS encoding alpha/beta fold hydrolase: MTAREPRELEIAVDGGTLHAFSYDGAEPDAPLVLALHGITGNHLAWAPLHRRVPGHTILAPDLRGRGLSSELPGPFGIARHADDAAAVLAEAGAHRPVVVVGHSMGAFVAAALAVRHPQLVERLVLVDGGAPLPKPPGMERAELSEAARAALGPAAERLSATFPTRDAYLAMFREHPALRDAWDADIEAYAGYDLAGTEPELASRTSAEAMLADFAELFVGGAAESIIDRLDRPAVALRAPRGLLDAAPLYPQGYLDTWASTLPHVTVAEVPDVNHYTIALGTGAERIAAELRG, encoded by the coding sequence ATGACCGCGCGCGAGCCCCGCGAGCTCGAGATCGCGGTGGACGGCGGCACGCTGCACGCCTTCTCCTACGACGGCGCCGAGCCCGACGCGCCGCTGGTGCTGGCCTTGCACGGCATCACGGGCAATCACCTCGCCTGGGCGCCGCTGCACCGGCGGGTGCCCGGGCACACCATCCTCGCGCCGGACCTGCGCGGGCGCGGGCTGAGCAGCGAGCTCCCCGGCCCGTTCGGCATCGCGCGGCACGCCGACGACGCGGCCGCCGTGCTGGCCGAGGCCGGCGCGCACCGGCCGGTCGTCGTGGTCGGGCATTCGATGGGCGCGTTCGTCGCGGCCGCGCTCGCGGTACGCCATCCGCAGCTCGTCGAACGGCTGGTGCTCGTCGACGGCGGCGCTCCCCTGCCGAAACCGCCGGGCATGGAGCGCGCCGAGCTGTCGGAGGCCGCCCGGGCCGCGCTCGGCCCGGCCGCCGAGCGGCTGTCGGCGACCTTCCCCACCCGGGACGCCTACCTGGCGATGTTTCGCGAGCACCCGGCACTGCGCGACGCCTGGGATGCCGACATCGAGGCCTATGCCGGCTACGACCTGGCGGGCACCGAGCCGGAACTCGCCTCGCGTACCTCCGCCGAGGCGATGCTCGCCGACTTCGCCGAGCTCTTCGTCGGTGGCGCGGCCGAATCGATCATCGACCGGCTCGACCGGCCGGCGGTGGCGCTGCGGGCGCCACGCGGCCTGTTGGACGCCGCGCCGCTGTATCCGCAGGGCTATCTGGACACCTGGGCGAGCACGCTGCCGCACGTCACGGTCGCCGAGGTGCCCGACGTGAACCACTACACGATCGCGCTGGGCACCGGCGCGGAGCGGATCGCCGCCGAGCTGCGCGGCTGA
- a CDS encoding glycerophosphodiester phosphodiesterase family protein, with product MRPRLWFSLFAAVVMVAAGLASPASAAPRGSLDLQAHRGGLGLTTESTLAGFAKALRLGVTTLELDTQITADDKVVVTHDRQVSAQKCQDTGPVRPGDPAYPYVGKFIKDLTLAQIRTMNCGYQQLPGRPEQEQIDGAKIIELRELFDLVKQARARRVMMNIETKVEAGAPHETAPREQFVRRVYEEIEKSGLRRQVTIQSFDWGSLMAMHRLDERLPLVALTNRDFLQTGQPGLSPWLGGIDVDDFGGDWIAAAASIDGVVAVSPVQGFPQDGAIGDPGFVPFPDAAMIDNAHARGLKVIPWTVNDPATMQYLIDIGADGIITDRPDVLREVMADNGMKLPAPAPGCRKAKTCRI from the coding sequence ATGCGTCCCAGACTCTGGTTCTCCCTGTTTGCCGCCGTCGTGATGGTGGCCGCCGGACTCGCGTCGCCGGCCTCGGCCGCGCCGCGCGGCAGCCTCGACCTGCAGGCCCACCGCGGCGGGCTCGGGCTGACCACCGAGAGCACGCTGGCGGGCTTTGCCAAGGCGCTGCGCCTGGGCGTGACGACCCTGGAGCTGGACACCCAGATCACCGCCGATGACAAGGTGGTGGTCACCCATGATCGCCAGGTGAGCGCGCAGAAATGCCAGGACACCGGGCCGGTGCGGCCGGGCGATCCGGCGTACCCCTATGTCGGGAAGTTCATCAAGGACCTGACGCTGGCGCAGATCCGGACGATGAACTGCGGCTACCAGCAGCTGCCGGGCCGCCCGGAGCAGGAGCAGATCGACGGCGCGAAGATCATCGAGCTGCGGGAGCTGTTCGATCTGGTGAAGCAGGCCCGGGCGCGCCGGGTGATGATGAACATCGAGACCAAGGTCGAGGCCGGGGCGCCGCACGAGACGGCGCCGCGGGAACAGTTCGTCCGCCGGGTGTACGAGGAGATCGAGAAGTCGGGGCTGCGCCGGCAGGTGACGATCCAGAGCTTCGACTGGGGTTCGCTGATGGCGATGCACCGGCTGGACGAGCGGCTCCCGCTGGTCGCGCTGACCAACCGCGACTTCCTGCAGACCGGGCAGCCCGGGCTCTCGCCCTGGCTCGGCGGCATCGACGTCGACGACTTCGGCGGTGACTGGATCGCCGCCGCGGCCAGCATCGACGGGGTGGTCGCCGTCTCCCCGGTGCAGGGATTCCCCCAGGACGGGGCGATCGGCGATCCGGGATTCGTGCCGTTCCCCGACGCCGCCATGATCGACAACGCCCACGCGCGCGGGCTGAAGGTGATTCCGTGGACGGTGAACGACCCGGCCACCATGCAGTACCTGATCGACATCGGCGCCGACGGGATCATCACCGACCGGCCCGACGTGTTGCGCGAGGTGATGGCGGACAACGGTATGAAGCTGCCGGCGCCCGCGCCGGGGTGCCGCAAGGCCAAGACCTGCCGGATCTGA
- a CDS encoding 3-hydroxybutyrate dehydrogenase — protein MENEAAGELAGKRALITGGAGGIGAACARRLSRLGAVVTVADRDADGAQRVATEIGGEAWQVDLSDTAALEGLALSTDILINNAGIQHIDPVEEFDPATWRRMLDIMLTAPFLLTRAALPGMYAAGWGRVINVSSIHGLVASPYKSAYVAAKHGLQGLTKTLALEAGERGVTCNCVNPGYVRTPLVESQIADQARTNKISESEVLETIMLASSAVKRLVEPDEVADLICWLAGPMSGMATGASWVLDGGWTAR, from the coding sequence ATGGAGAACGAAGCTGCCGGTGAGCTGGCCGGCAAGCGGGCGCTGATCACCGGCGGCGCGGGCGGGATCGGCGCGGCCTGCGCCCGACGGTTGAGCAGGCTCGGCGCCGTGGTCACGGTCGCCGATCGGGACGCCGACGGGGCCCAACGGGTCGCGACGGAGATCGGCGGCGAGGCCTGGCAGGTCGACCTGTCCGACACCGCGGCCCTGGAGGGCCTGGCCCTGTCCACCGACATCTTGATCAACAACGCCGGCATCCAGCACATCGACCCGGTCGAGGAGTTCGATCCCGCCACCTGGCGGCGCATGCTGGACATCATGTTGACCGCGCCGTTCCTGCTCACCCGGGCCGCGCTGCCCGGAATGTATGCGGCCGGCTGGGGCCGGGTGATCAACGTGTCGTCCATCCACGGCCTGGTCGCCTCCCCCTACAAGTCCGCCTATGTCGCGGCCAAGCACGGGCTGCAGGGGCTGACCAAGACGCTCGCTCTGGAGGCCGGCGAGCGCGGGGTCACCTGCAACTGCGTGAATCCCGGCTATGTGCGTACCCCGCTGGTCGAGTCCCAGATCGCCGACCAGGCGCGTACCAACAAGATCAGCGAGTCCGAGGTGTTGGAGACGATCATGCTTGCCAGTTCCGCCGTGAAACGCCTCGTCGAGCCCGACGAGGTCGCCGACCTGATCTGCTGGCTCGCCGGCCCGATGTCGGGCATGGCGACCGGAGCGAGCTGGGTGCTCGACGGCGGATGGACGGCCCGATGA
- a CDS encoding TatD family hydrolase translates to MAARSTARADRYTLADAPEPLPAPVADSHTHLDAVREMTGLEPADAIARAVGVEVTRLVQVGTDLASSRWALELAAAHPEVVAAVAIHPNDAARLDDALPDALDDLATLVAAGGTRLRAIGETGLDHYRTREPEGQRLQRHSFARHIALAREHDLTLVIHDRDAHAGILDLLDAEGVPDRVVMHCFSGDAAFARQCLDRGAYLSFPGPVTYKPNDALREAAAITPADRLLVETDAPYLTPVPLRGRPNASYLMPWTVRYLAELRGVDLAELCASLLDNTFAAFGGRW, encoded by the coding sequence ATGGCCGCCCGTTCCACCGCCCGAGCCGACCGGTACACGCTCGCGGACGCGCCCGAGCCGCTGCCGGCCCCGGTCGCCGACTCCCACACCCACCTCGACGCCGTCCGCGAGATGACCGGCCTCGAGCCCGCCGACGCGATCGCGCGCGCGGTGGGCGTCGAGGTCACCAGGCTGGTCCAGGTGGGCACCGACCTGGCCAGCTCGCGCTGGGCGCTGGAGCTCGCCGCGGCCCACCCGGAGGTCGTCGCGGCGGTGGCGATCCATCCCAACGATGCCGCCCGGCTCGACGACGCGCTGCCCGATGCGCTGGACGATCTCGCGACGCTGGTCGCCGCCGGCGGCACCCGGCTCCGCGCGATCGGGGAGACCGGCCTCGACCACTACCGCACCCGCGAGCCCGAGGGTCAGCGGCTGCAGCGGCACAGCTTCGCCCGCCACATCGCCCTCGCCCGCGAACACGACCTCACCCTGGTCATCCACGACCGCGATGCGCACGCCGGCATCCTCGACCTGCTGGACGCCGAGGGCGTACCCGATCGCGTTGTCATGCACTGCTTCTCCGGCGACGCGGCCTTCGCGCGGCAGTGTCTCGACCGCGGCGCTTACCTGTCCTTCCCCGGGCCGGTCACCTACAAGCCCAATGACGCATTGCGCGAGGCGGCCGCGATCACGCCGGCCGATCGTCTCCTGGTCGAGACCGACGCGCCCTATCTCACCCCGGTGCCGCTGCGCGGGCGGCCGAATGCGTCCTATCTGATGCCGTGGACCGTCCGCTACCTGGCCGAGCTGCGCGGCGTGGATCTGGCCGAGCTGTGCGCATCGCTGCTGGACAACACCTTCGCCGCCTTCGGCGGCCGCTGGTGA
- a CDS encoding MarR family winged helix-turn-helix transcriptional regulator: MEADEVDGVVAAWARERSDLDLTPMQVMSRVARLGQRLDRARSDAFAAHELAGWEFDVLAALRRSGEPYRLSPGRLLAETHVTSGTMTNRVDRLAARGLVEREPDPNDRRGVLVALTPRGRQAVDGALTDLLERERGLLDGLSAADQRTVARLLGALLRRFEAGP, translated from the coding sequence ATGGAGGCAGACGAGGTCGACGGCGTCGTCGCGGCATGGGCCCGCGAACGGTCGGATCTGGACCTGACGCCGATGCAGGTGATGAGCCGGGTCGCCCGCCTGGGACAGCGGCTCGACCGCGCGCGGTCCGACGCCTTCGCCGCGCACGAGCTGGCCGGCTGGGAGTTCGATGTCCTGGCCGCGCTGCGCCGCTCCGGCGAGCCCTACCGGCTGTCCCCGGGGCGGCTGCTCGCCGAGACCCACGTCACCTCCGGCACGATGACCAATCGCGTCGACCGCCTCGCCGCCCGCGGCCTGGTCGAGCGCGAGCCCGATCCGAACGATCGCCGCGGCGTGCTGGTGGCGCTCACGCCGCGTGGCCGCCAGGCCGTCGACGGCGCGCTGACCGACCTGTTGGAGCGCGAGCGCGGCCTGCTCGACGGATTGTCGGCCGCGGACCAGCGCACGGTGGCCCGCCTGCTCGGCGCCCTGCTGCGCCGCTTCGAGGCGGGCCCCTGA
- a CDS encoding ribose-phosphate diphosphokinase, whose protein sequence is MSGLKKTSEKHLMLFSGRAYPELADEVAELVGCELTPTRALAYANSEIYVRFEESVRGSDAFVIQSHPAPVNEWIMEQLIMIDALKRASADRITVVAPFYPYARQDKKHAGREPISARLIADLFKAAGADRIMSVDLHAAQIQGFFDGPVDHLWALPVLADYVAESYDTDELVVVSPDAGRVRLADLWTDRLGCPLAIIHKRRDPNVANQVAVHEVVGDVEGKVCLLVDDMIDTAGTITQAADALLARGAKKVIAAATHPVLSGPAAQRLNESNFEEVIVTNTLPITTDEPIDKLTVLSIAPLIAKAIHEVFEDGSVTKLFDGQA, encoded by the coding sequence GTGAGCGGGCTCAAGAAGACCAGCGAGAAGCACCTGATGCTGTTCTCCGGCCGGGCCTATCCCGAGCTCGCCGACGAGGTCGCCGAACTGGTCGGCTGCGAGCTCACCCCGACGCGCGCCCTGGCCTACGCCAACTCCGAGATCTACGTCCGCTTCGAGGAGTCGGTACGCGGCTCCGACGCCTTCGTGATCCAGAGCCACCCGGCCCCGGTGAACGAATGGATCATGGAGCAGTTGATCATGATCGACGCGCTGAAGCGGGCCTCGGCCGACCGGATCACCGTGGTCGCCCCGTTCTATCCCTATGCCCGCCAGGACAAGAAGCATGCCGGCCGCGAGCCGATCTCGGCGCGGCTGATCGCCGACCTGTTCAAGGCCGCCGGTGCGGACCGGATCATGTCGGTCGACCTGCACGCCGCGCAGATCCAGGGCTTCTTCGACGGCCCGGTCGACCACCTGTGGGCGCTGCCGGTGCTGGCCGACTATGTGGCGGAGTCCTACGACACCGACGAGTTGGTCGTGGTCTCGCCCGATGCCGGTCGCGTCCGGCTGGCCGACCTGTGGACCGACCGGCTGGGCTGCCCGCTGGCGATCATCCACAAGCGTCGCGACCCCAATGTGGCCAACCAGGTCGCCGTGCACGAGGTGGTCGGCGATGTCGAGGGCAAGGTCTGCCTGCTGGTCGACGACATGATCGACACCGCCGGCACGATCACCCAGGCCGCCGACGCGCTGCTCGCCCGCGGCGCCAAGAAGGTGATCGCCGCCGCGACCCACCCGGTGCTCTCCGGGCCGGCGGCGCAGCGGCTGAACGAGTCGAACTTCGAGGAGGTGATCGTCACCAACACGCTGCCGATCACCACCGACGAGCCGATCGACAAGCTGACCGTGCTGTCCATCGCACCGCTGATCGCCAAGGCGATCCACGAGGTGTTCGAGGACGGCTCGGTGACCAAGCTGTTCGACGGCCAGGCCTGA